Part of the Citrus sinensis cultivar Valencia sweet orange chromosome 2, DVS_A1.0, whole genome shotgun sequence genome, GAGTGCATGTGTATACACGTACAAAATTTTCTATCTCAATCAAACGTAGGGTAACCATCCTAATCAAAACAGTTATCAAGattcaattataaattaattaataaaattaaccatttaggaaaaaaaaaaaaaatgtacacCCCAAAAGATTCAAAAACTAGGGCGCCACTTTGGCTCATCTCGTACGTTAGTTTTGAGATAAAGAAACAAGGTAATTTAATGAACTGATTACGACGGTAAGTAAGTAGATTTAGTAGCTCTTTCTAGATGATGAACGTTATCTTATCAAGATTTCAAAacttggaattttttttttctttcttaatgtGAATATTCTCCAGATGTATGAAGATACTGCAACTATGACTCAATGGAATAAAGCTCGCTTTTCGGCTACCGCGTGTTGGAGCATAGTATCACAACTGTGGTCGGCCTTGTAAAGCCAAGAAATTAAGGGCCAAAGACTTCTTTATATATTGACTAGTTGAATTATCTTAATTGCTGGGAACAAGAAAGTGCAAGGCAATTgcattgaaaaatgaaattcaattttgatgtTGCAAGCCGTAAATTAATGGATATTATAATTCGCTGGATTGTTGTAGCTCTtgttttaaaagataataataacaaagtATATGCATGGCATACATGGCCCGCGTCCACACGGAGAGTCAATTTGTCCATAATTTGTGGGACCGTCAAGATTTTTACAAGAAACATAATAAGATGAATGTATCAACTACTAAGGGAGGTGGGTCCCATTTAATGGATTGGCATTTGGCAGTTATCCGTTATATACagatcatcatcttcttcagtTGAACTAACAAAATCCACCAGTCTATTTAGATTGCTTCACATGAGAAGTAGTTGTGCCTGAAAAAGTGGCGTTActtttttttgacaattacaaataaataaataaataaatccaaatAAACCTTAAAGGATAGAAGCAGGTAAGCAGTAGAAAGCGACAGAGAGTTACGGTGTCGGTGTGTGGCTGTTACCAAAGCCAGCCAAGCAAGATGAAACGAAACATCCTGGAAACGTCTTAAACGATAACGTTGTTAACTGTCTTGACCTGCTATCGCCGTTCCTATTTTGTTGGATAATGGCGACCGTTTTGGTGCAACtttcagtttttctttttttttgggactgGACGCCTGGACGGTGGTAGAAGAGCCAAAAAAGGTCGACAAAAATTGAACGTTTCTGATTAGGCTTCCCTCTTTCACACGAAACGGGTCAAGATAGAAGAAAAAGAGTGAATAGGTGACGTAGTAGCCTTGGCCCCTTGAAGGtaagataatatttaaattaatgccGTTTGTATAGTAAGTGAAGTTTTGGTGAGTCCACCATGTCCGTAGAAAAGATAAGGAAATATGTTAAGGTACTTTTTCAGGTCAATAGTCCGCAGTCAACAGACGTTAACCTCCACCGTCCCTTTCTCAGCCGACCGCCAGATGTTCACTCTTGCGTGGCGATTTTTCGTGTGTGTGTGCGtttgtgtgtatttttttttttcttttttgcgtTCACCGATTTACTAACTAATAATTACTATAGGgatataagaaattaaatttcatcttGAGactgtttattatttttggtgtAATACAAACGTAATGCTCTCTCTCTCGTCTTCTCATTATGTCACCCAACGGAAACCACCGTAGGTGTAGGGTAAGAAGATAGCTACCTATTATCCAAATACGAATAACGGTACACGTGTATGCACGTGGAATCATCATCTGGTCTCAATATTTTTGATAGTTGACTAGTGGAGCCTTTCCCAATAAAAATGGTCCAAGCGTATAAAAActgtaaattataaatattaatacgGATCGGGACTTGGCGGCAGGCAGGTCAAGCTCATTCTTTTTCAGAACAACAAATTCTTCAGTTGCTTCTGGATTAACACTAAGATGTTGCTTTCCAAAGACAAAGAAGACAAGTGTAATACCTTTGGTTGTACCATGTGGGAGATAAATGATCGGTTAGGCCCACATCAGGACTCGGGATCCTTTTAGTAGTATTTTTATGAAAAGAGCAAAAATGTTTTCATTcgatgattattttttagtgtgttcgtttgaaaaaaagaaaaaaaagaagaagtgatttaattaaaatttactaagCATTTCTCCGTCACCCAAACAACAATAAccatagaaaacaaaaagccGATTTTGATTGCTCTCACCAACtggaaaacaattttttttttttttgattacatgagactattgctcagattacaactcatatacatgagactattactgatatttacaaatcagactatTACTGGGACCAACTGACATCAATGCTAATGGAGCTCTGCCCAGATTTTAACCCtcacaaatattcgagggatgtcTACTCTTCACTCATGGGTAAGAGAGAAGACTACcttcactcaaattaattgaagaagGAAATACCCCCACAATACTTTTGTGGGGGTTCGAACTGCTGCCCTCCAAGCTGGAGGACAGCAGCCCTGGCCACTCGGGCTACTGCCCGAGTGGTTGCTGGAAAACAGTTTTTGATGACActttattgatgatgatgatgattgaaGGACAAGTACAACCAAGCTAAGCTATATGATGAACTCAACTTTATCATTACATTGTGTATAAAACCTTGTGATACAAATGAATGCCACAATAGTtcaatagaataaaatataaataacccaaaataaataggaaaaataataaaggctATCTAACCAAAATAACAAAGAATgcacttatttatttatttattaaaaaaaaaaaaacctatttCTGTCATactaaagaaaaacaaagcattctctGACAATCAGTTACTGTTTTGTAAACATCCCTCGAGTTAGAGATGAAAAATCATGATCTTTTCCATTTCCTAGTTGAGTACGAGTGACTGAGGAAACTGCAGATGCTGGAGGACGCCTCGTAGCTCCAATATTCATTGCACCGTTAATTGGAGCCATTGGCCGTTGTGTATACATGCTACAACaggaattgaagaaaatgaacgtaagtcttttttttcttttttcttttttgtgggGGTGGGGGGGTTTGGGGAATGGGGTCTCGAGTACAAATGAGTCAGAGCGGGGAGGGTGCTTGTAGGGCGTGACTTGCATTAGGCCAAATCAATGTATAATTGATTTTACATTGATTTTTGCATGAATGTGTGTGCACACTCTCCTTAATACCAAAGCAAGCTTAAGTTAGTTTAAGTTAGTGAACTTCGCAAGCCTATGATCCTTCATCAGTCCTTACTCATTGTAACCAATACACTTAAGAATCTTTTGAAGCCATTTGAAGCATAACTAATGCGAAATAATTAAGTAAGCTGTAGGGTGGTCGCCTGATGACCTCTCTTAGACTGAATGATTATGATATACTAAATGCATACatatcaaaaacaaaaatatgaagaaagcCGCATCTGTGTACCTGGATGTCGGAAGATTAACAAAATTCCCAGCCGGATACAAAAGTTGGCTATTTCTCATCTggaaaagcaaacaataacAAGATCAGAGAGGGTCTCAACCTGAAAACACTCATATAGAAGCGTTTTACGGGGTCAACCTGCACATATTTCTGTTGATCAGCAATGGGCATCATCATTCCAGGAACTTGATGGCCAACAACTCCCCAGCTCTGAATGGGTACGTGAATGCCATTAGAACCAGGTTGATGTACATTGATCGGAAAGGATTGAGACCCACCATTAGAATTTACAGAAGCAGCTGCAAGGAAAGACTGTTGTTGATCGATAGAAAATGGAGACACCATTTCAGACTGCACAAAGTTCCCAATAAAAGGGTTAATAGCTATCTTTCCACATGTTTTCTCCAACAAATAGAAACATTTAATCTGTTACACTTAAACTTTAGTTTAGCATCCCATGTATAGAACATCTACTTGACACTTCTACCCAACCAGTCAAGGCAACTAATTGTTTACATCGGCATCTTTGTTCACATTATCAACTATTAAACCACCACTAAGATAAGCATCAAGTCAATTTCATGCTAAATAGGTAGTACCTTTCATAAACAACCAGTCTTAATTGGTAAAGAAAGGTATTAACAACAGTGAGTCCATAGATAGATCCTCTGTAGAACTGCCAATACATGCCTAAATATTTTCCATaatttcaacataaaattttgaaacatttacCTTTCCGAAGAGGTTCATAACATCATTCTTTACATCTTTCTGGGATTTCTCTGAAACAGATGGTATGACTGATGGTGAACCCATAAATAGATCCTCAATTCTGTATCTCGTTTGTACCTTGCTTTCAGTTGCCTTTGACGAATTAATTGGCTCAGCAGTTGAAGCATTGGTAGCTGCAAGGTGAAAACGACAGTAGTTATGGGtgacaacaaaattaattcaccCTAATTACTATTAACCAGAAAACATTGAAGTGAAAAGCCAAGCAAATgggaaaaatataaagaaagtaGCAATATGAGCTCAAcgaattattaacaaaaaagacATACATTGTAAATTGGCACATGATTTCTCATCATTAGAAGTCTTGGAATCATTTTCTCTTGAATCATCCGTgcaaagcaaattaaaaagatcAGTGGCATAATCCACTTTGCGTTGTGGAGTGGTACTAGCTTCCTGCTTTGGTGGCTCATACTTTGGTACTGCAGGTTCTGAATTCTGCTTTTTGTGCTGTATTACAGCTGTAGTAATAGCTTCCTGCTTTGCTGGTTCAGACTTTGGGACAGTAGGCTCTGAATTCTGCACCGGTTCTTGGATTTTTAGACTGGGCGTGACCTGCCCAACAAGTTCATTAGTTTTTTAGTATCTTAAAAATCTGaagaaagagggaaaaaatgaaaggCAAAGAGAAGGCCCCTGGCCAACGGAATATATGCACAGAAATCGCTTGAAAAAGACCGTTGACTGGTTCCCAACTAATTTCTCTAAAACAAATATGTTTTGCAAATCTAATTAGTTTAGTGTTAGGCATTTCCAAGCAGTTGGATATTTCATGCTATTTACAAACTCTGTTTTCAGTTGTTTTTGCCTCCCAGATAAAGACCATATTAAATAACTTTCATTGCTTTT contains:
- the LOC102624081 gene encoding ADP-ribosylation factor GTPase-activating protein AGD5 isoform X2; the encoded protein is MQCSGIHRSLGVHISKVRSATLDTWLPEQVAVIQSMGNEKSNSYWEAELPPNYDRVGIENFIRAKYEEKRWIPRGGNTKSPSRVSEEKASFHRPLPSSSGHRYTNNINRVPDVRNIAHPPNASNDIAAPKHSSPATVKVVQQVTPSLKIQEPVQNSEPTVPKSEPAKQEAITTAVIQHKKQNSEPAVPKYEPPKQEASTTPQRKVDYATDLFNLLCTDDSRENDSKTSNDEKSCANLQSTNASTAEPINSSKATESKVQTRYRIEDLFMGSPSVIPSVSEKSQKDVKNDVMNLFGKSEMVSPFSIDQQQSFLAAASVNSNGGSQSFPINVHQPGSNGIHVPIQSWGVVGHQVPGMMMPIADQQKYVQMRNSQLLYPAGNFVNLPTSSMYTQRPMAPINGAMNIGATRRPPASAVSSVTRTQLGNGKDHDFSSLTRGMFTKQ
- the LOC102624081 gene encoding ADP-ribosylation factor GTPase-activating protein AGD5 isoform X1, producing the protein MNEKANVSKELNAKHRKILDGLLKLPENRECADCKAKGPRWASVNLGIFICMQCSGIHRSLGVHISKVRSATLDTWLPEQVAVIQSMGNEKSNSYWEAELPPNYDRVGIENFIRAKYEEKRWIPRGGNTKSPSRVSEEKASFHRPLPSSSGHRYTNNINRVPDVRNIAHPPNASNDIAAPKHSSPATVKVVQQVTPSLKIQEPVQNSEPTVPKSEPAKQEAITTAVIQHKKQNSEPAVPKYEPPKQEASTTPQRKVDYATDLFNLLCTDDSRENDSKTSNDEKSCANLQSTNASTAEPINSSKATESKVQTRYRIEDLFMGSPSVIPSVSEKSQKDVKNDVMNLFGKSEMVSPFSIDQQQSFLAAASVNSNGGSQSFPINVHQPGSNGIHVPIQSWGVVGHQVPGMMMPIADQQKYVQMRNSQLLYPAGNFVNLPTSSMYTQRPMAPINGAMNIGATRRPPASAVSSVTRTQLGNGKDHDFSSLTRGMFTKQ